A single window of Jiangella alkaliphila DNA harbors:
- a CDS encoding xylulokinase codes for MSNDVGPLALVVDQGTTSIKVTLVDRLGQVVSQASATTEIERGHGTVTARPHRWWLTLTELVRRLGGDVDLTAVSSVAVGGFMHTLVPVADRGQEDVLVLLPGDVRSVEREGGLAGVPSAGGRAALARLAAWGEGGGRVRGVLTVKDYLRYQLTGVLATDAYDAGGCGLVDVATGRVVPAAAALVSELGGEIPAILDPAARAGSVTPQAAAATGLGVGTPVVTGSGDWLVTCLGAQAAMPERMCLYLGSSAAYGGFDGPVALADAEPPRCLSVAVGSGSMLAWAGRSFADAWLDDGDAFRSLLDSAAMSEPGAAGVRFVPHGSASSGSREVGLGRGELRGLSLDVGIHDIARAVLEGVALWIRRGVEPVLRTHPSQEIVACGGGARDRRWPELLADVLGHRVTVAAEFDTAALGLARLAFQGTGQDVAWPTPRVQASVVPKPADAAIYQRIFDAERAGATNSP; via the coding sequence ATGAGCAACGACGTCGGCCCACTGGCCCTGGTCGTCGATCAGGGAACGACGTCGATCAAGGTCACCCTCGTCGACCGCCTCGGTCAGGTGGTGTCGCAGGCTTCGGCGACGACCGAGATCGAACGCGGACACGGGACGGTGACGGCCCGACCGCACCGCTGGTGGCTGACGCTCACCGAGCTCGTCCGGCGGCTGGGTGGGGACGTCGACCTCACGGCGGTATCGTCCGTGGCGGTCGGTGGCTTCATGCACACCCTGGTGCCCGTGGCGGACCGCGGGCAGGAGGACGTTCTCGTGCTCCTGCCCGGTGACGTTCGCAGCGTGGAGCGTGAGGGTGGGCTCGCCGGCGTCCCGTCGGCAGGCGGGCGAGCCGCGTTGGCGCGACTCGCGGCGTGGGGCGAGGGAGGCGGCCGGGTCCGTGGTGTGCTCACGGTGAAGGACTACCTTCGGTACCAGCTCACGGGGGTGCTCGCCACCGACGCCTACGATGCCGGCGGGTGCGGACTGGTGGACGTCGCCACCGGGCGTGTCGTGCCGGCGGCGGCCGCCCTCGTGTCCGAACTCGGCGGGGAGATTCCGGCGATCCTCGACCCGGCGGCGCGGGCGGGCAGCGTGACACCGCAGGCGGCCGCGGCAACCGGCCTGGGCGTCGGCACGCCCGTCGTGACGGGCAGCGGCGACTGGCTGGTCACGTGTCTCGGTGCGCAGGCGGCGATGCCGGAGCGCATGTGTCTCTACCTGGGATCGTCGGCCGCGTACGGCGGATTCGACGGGCCGGTAGCACTCGCCGACGCCGAGCCGCCGCGCTGTTTGTCGGTGGCGGTCGGAAGCGGCAGCATGCTCGCTTGGGCCGGGAGGAGCTTCGCCGACGCTTGGCTCGACGACGGTGACGCCTTCCGGTCACTGCTCGACTCGGCGGCGATGAGCGAGCCCGGCGCCGCCGGCGTGCGCTTCGTGCCGCACGGGTCGGCGAGCTCGGGTTCGCGCGAGGTGGGCCTGGGTCGCGGTGAGCTACGTGGCCTGAGTCTCGACGTCGGGATCCACGACATCGCCCGGGCCGTCCTCGAGGGCGTCGCGCTGTGGATTCGGCGTGGCGTCGAGCCCGTGCTTCGCACCCATCCTTCGCAGGAGATCGTGGCGTGCGGAGGCGGCGCCCGAGACCGCCGATGGCCCGAGCTGCTCGCAGACGTGCTAGGCCACCGGGTCACCGTCGCCGCCGAGTTCGACACAGCGGCCCTGGGGCTGGCCCGGCTGGCGTTCCAGGGCACCGGCCAGGACGTGGCCTGGCCGACACCCAGGGTGCAGGCATCGGTTGTGCCGAAGCCCGCAGACGCGGCGATCTACCAGCGGATATTCGACGCCGAACGTGCGGGCGCGACCAACTCACCGTGA
- a CDS encoding SPFH domain-containing protein, with amino-acid sequence MELLVLIIVLAAVVAFGVASTVRVVPQARRYNVERFGRYRTTLQPGLNFIIPMVDRINTKLDVREHVFTSQPQPVITQDNLVVNIDTVLYYQITDPRAAAYEVANYLQAIDQLTVTTLRNVIGSMDLESTLTSREVINAQLRTVLDDATGKWGIRVNRVEIKAIDPPSTIKEAMEKQMRAERDKRAVILHAEGERQSKILTAEGTRQQEILEAQGNQQAMILRADGEARAIERVFQAVHQNDADPKVLAYKYLETLPHLAGGENNTFWVIPGEFTEAIRTVTSAFGDHSGSGAAQASGSEDGDGRAQAELDHDEHRELTAGGVPSGDAAAAAHQVAQQAAAAVEDAKAEAAAAESGVGAGRIGVRAARVAGRPHGDEPAVSAPDERSDG; translated from the coding sequence ATGGAACTGCTGGTGCTCATCATCGTCCTCGCTGCCGTGGTGGCGTTCGGGGTCGCCTCGACGGTGCGGGTGGTGCCTCAGGCGCGCCGCTACAACGTCGAGCGATTCGGCCGCTACCGCACGACCCTGCAACCCGGGCTGAACTTCATCATCCCGATGGTCGACCGCATCAACACCAAGCTCGACGTGCGCGAGCACGTGTTCACGTCGCAGCCGCAGCCGGTGATCACTCAGGACAACCTGGTGGTGAACATCGACACGGTGCTCTACTACCAGATCACCGACCCCCGCGCGGCGGCCTACGAGGTGGCCAACTACCTGCAGGCCATCGACCAGCTGACCGTCACCACGCTGCGCAACGTCATCGGCAGCATGGACCTGGAGAGCACGCTCACCTCCCGTGAGGTGATCAACGCCCAGCTGCGGACGGTGCTCGACGACGCGACGGGGAAGTGGGGCATCCGGGTGAACCGGGTCGAGATCAAGGCGATCGATCCGCCGTCCACCATCAAGGAGGCCATGGAGAAGCAGATGCGGGCCGAGCGCGACAAGCGCGCCGTCATCCTGCACGCCGAGGGGGAGCGGCAGTCGAAGATCCTCACCGCCGAGGGCACCCGGCAGCAGGAGATCCTGGAGGCGCAGGGCAACCAGCAGGCGATGATCCTGCGTGCCGACGGCGAGGCGCGCGCCATCGAGCGGGTCTTCCAGGCGGTGCACCAGAACGACGCCGACCCGAAGGTGCTGGCCTACAAGTACCTCGAGACGCTGCCGCACCTCGCCGGCGGCGAGAACAACACGTTCTGGGTCATCCCCGGCGAGTTCACCGAGGCGATCCGCACGGTCACCAGCGCCTTCGGCGACCACTCCGGCTCGGGCGCCGCTCAGGCGTCCGGCAGCGAGGACGGCGACGGCCGGGCGCAGGCCGAGCTCGACCACGACGAGCACCGGGAGCTGACGGCAGGGGGCGTGCCCTCCGGTGATGCCGCCGCCGCGGCGCATCAGGTCGCCCAGCAGGCCGCGGCCGCCGTCGAGGACGCCAAGGCCGAGGCCGCGGCGGCCGAGAGCGGTGTCGGTGCAGGCCGTATCGGCGTTCGCGCAGCTAGGGTGGCCGGCCGCCCACATGGGGATGAGCCGGCCGTCTCCGCCCCGGATGAACGCTCAGATGGCTGA
- the nhaA gene encoding Na+/H+ antiporter NhaA: MTQQPRRTPLLFGRGSWVEAHRIADILRKETIGGALLLAGAVLALVWANSPPSDLYESIRDYRFGPEALHLDLTMAAWASDGMLAIFFFVAGLELKREFVAGDLRSPQRAAVPIAAALGGVAIPAIIFTLINLQDGGALEGWAIPTATDIAFALAVLAVVGRSLPTALRTFLLTLAVVDDLVAIIIIAVFYTSSLSIAPLLGALLPLAVFALLVQKRVRSWWLLLPLAAATWTLVHASGVHATVAGVMLGFAVPVLRSQRAGGPEAGPGLAEHFEHRFRPLSAGVAVPIFAFMSAGVAINDQGGGLATSLTDPVALGIMAGLVLGKPVGIMTATWLVSRFTQARLDPSLTWTDVFGLAMLAGIGFTVSLLIGELAFGLGSERDGHVKLAVLTGSVTAALLATVVLRIRNRAHRLIQLAETTDTDRDGVPDVYEHDETRDDADPRGSPASDENAGS; encoded by the coding sequence ATGACTCAACAGCCTCGCCGCACACCCCTCCTCTTCGGGCGGGGCTCGTGGGTCGAGGCACACCGCATCGCGGACATCCTGCGCAAGGAGACCATCGGCGGCGCGCTGCTCCTGGCCGGTGCCGTCCTCGCCCTGGTATGGGCGAACTCGCCCCCATCCGATCTGTACGAGTCGATCCGCGATTACCGGTTCGGGCCGGAAGCACTGCATCTGGACCTGACCATGGCCGCCTGGGCGTCGGACGGCATGCTCGCGATCTTCTTCTTCGTCGCCGGACTGGAACTCAAGCGAGAGTTCGTCGCCGGCGACCTACGATCCCCTCAGCGCGCCGCGGTGCCGATCGCCGCGGCCCTCGGCGGCGTCGCGATCCCCGCCATCATCTTCACGCTCATCAACCTGCAGGACGGCGGCGCACTCGAGGGATGGGCGATCCCGACCGCCACGGACATCGCCTTCGCCCTGGCCGTCCTCGCCGTCGTGGGACGCAGCCTGCCCACGGCGCTGCGGACGTTCCTGCTCACCCTCGCCGTGGTCGACGACCTCGTCGCGATCATCATCATCGCCGTCTTCTACACCAGCAGCCTATCCATCGCGCCCCTGCTCGGCGCGCTCCTGCCGCTGGCGGTCTTCGCTTTGCTGGTCCAGAAGCGGGTGCGCTCCTGGTGGCTGCTGCTGCCGCTCGCCGCCGCCACCTGGACACTGGTGCACGCCTCCGGTGTCCACGCCACCGTCGCGGGTGTCATGCTCGGCTTCGCCGTGCCGGTGCTGCGCAGCCAGCGGGCCGGCGGCCCCGAAGCCGGCCCGGGCTTGGCCGAACACTTCGAGCACCGGTTCCGGCCACTCTCCGCCGGCGTCGCCGTGCCGATCTTCGCTTTCATGTCCGCCGGTGTCGCCATCAACGACCAGGGCGGCGGGCTTGCGACATCCCTCACCGACCCGGTGGCTCTGGGCATCATGGCCGGGCTCGTCCTCGGCAAACCGGTCGGCATCATGACCGCGACCTGGCTGGTCAGCAGGTTCACACAGGCCCGGCTCGATCCCAGCCTCACCTGGACCGACGTGTTCGGGCTGGCAATGCTGGCCGGCATCGGCTTCACCGTGTCGCTGCTCATCGGAGAACTCGCCTTCGGCCTCGGCAGCGAACGCGACGGTCATGTGAAACTGGCCGTCCTGACCGGTTCCGTGACCGCCGCCCTCCTTGCCACCGTTGTGCTGCGGATCCGCAACCGGGCGCACCGGCTCATCCAGCTCGCCGAGACGACCGACACTGACCGCGACGGCGTCCCCGATGTCTACGAACACGACGAGACCCGCGACGACGCTGACCCTCGCGGGAGCCCAGCGTCCGACGAGAACGCCGGCAGCTGA
- a CDS encoding D-lyxose/D-mannose family sugar isomerase — MKRSRIDAVIDGARELAAAAAMPLPGFAAWSRADWLAAAPTPAARPALERGLGWDVTDFGRGDFDRVGLILCTLRNGTLAERDSGSGQTYAEKLLVAQNGQETPMHLHRRKAEDIINRGGAALVVELRPETGDGDIITLVDGLERAVRAGESLRVEPGQSVQVPAGVYHRFWADGGAVLAGEVSAVNDDVDDNLFLDPSPRYPSVDEDAPARYLLVSEYAELLAGAPITSPGATSPRNASMRRRGRPSTR; from the coding sequence GTGAAACGATCCCGCATCGACGCTGTCATCGACGGTGCCCGTGAACTGGCCGCTGCGGCCGCGATGCCGTTGCCCGGTTTCGCCGCCTGGTCCCGGGCCGACTGGCTGGCCGCCGCGCCGACGCCGGCCGCCCGGCCGGCGCTGGAACGCGGCCTGGGCTGGGACGTCACCGACTTCGGCCGCGGCGACTTCGACCGCGTCGGACTGATCCTGTGCACACTGCGCAACGGGACACTGGCCGAGCGCGACTCCGGCTCCGGGCAGACCTACGCGGAGAAACTCCTGGTCGCGCAGAACGGCCAGGAAACCCCGATGCACCTGCACCGGCGCAAGGCCGAGGACATCATCAACCGCGGCGGCGCGGCCCTGGTCGTCGAGCTGCGCCCGGAGACCGGCGACGGCGACATCATCACGCTGGTCGACGGGCTCGAACGGGCGGTCCGGGCCGGCGAGTCGCTGCGCGTCGAGCCCGGGCAGAGCGTGCAGGTGCCGGCCGGCGTCTACCACCGGTTCTGGGCCGACGGCGGCGCCGTGCTCGCCGGCGAGGTGTCGGCGGTGAACGACGACGTCGACGACAACCTCTTCCTCGACCCGTCGCCGCGCTACCCGTCCGTCGACGAGGACGCACCGGCGCGATACCTGCTGGTCAGCGAGTACGCGGAGCTCCTCGCGGGCGCTCCGATCACCTCACCTGGGGCCACGTCGCCACGCAACGCCTCCATGCGCCGACGAGGCCGGCCGAGCACTCGATGA
- a CDS encoding NfeD family protein, translating into MSWIVWLLVAAMLGAAEFFTLTFALGMLAGAALVAAVVAGLGGAWLLQIAAFALAGAAGLLVVRPIARQHMSHPPLTSEGSDALVGKRAVVIEDVTTDRGLIKLAGETWSARVLDGDQVIPAGSVVDVMEIEGATAIVYPRELLP; encoded by the coding sequence ATGTCGTGGATCGTGTGGCTGCTGGTGGCTGCGATGCTGGGCGCGGCGGAGTTCTTCACGCTGACGTTCGCTCTCGGCATGCTCGCCGGCGCGGCGCTGGTCGCGGCCGTCGTCGCGGGGCTTGGCGGTGCGTGGCTGCTGCAGATCGCGGCGTTCGCGCTCGCCGGCGCCGCCGGGTTGCTGGTCGTCCGGCCGATCGCTCGCCAGCACATGAGTCACCCACCGCTGACCAGCGAGGGCAGCGATGCGCTGGTCGGGAAGCGGGCCGTGGTGATCGAGGACGTCACGACCGACCGCGGGCTGATCAAACTCGCCGGTGAGACCTGGTCGGCCCGCGTCCTGGACGGTGACCAGGTGATCCCGGCCGGTTCGGTGGTCGACGTGATGGAGATCGAGGGCGCGACGGCCATCGTCTATCCGCGGGAACTGCTGCCCTGA
- a CDS encoding DUF190 domain-containing protein gives MKEQGRSLRLSIIVGESDQWHHKPLYTEIVHRAHAMLLHLAPSPVTRLHRAIALRYTARPAAALRELDGLGDRLDGYHLFHATRAELLRDLGRPAEARAADERALRLTRNPAEQAIMHERLTWA, from the coding sequence GTGAAGGAGCAGGGACGCTCACTGCGACTGTCGATCATCGTTGGTGAAAGCGACCAGTGGCACCACAAGCCGCTCTACACCGAGATCGTGCATCGCGCCCACGCGATGCTCCTGCACCTCGCGCCCTCGCCGGTCACCCGGCTGCACCGGGCCATTGCACTGCGCTACACGGCCAGGCCCGCGGCGGCGCTGCGTGAGCTGGATGGGCTCGGCGACCGCCTCGACGGCTACCACCTCTTCCACGCGACCCGGGCCGAACTGCTGCGCGACCTCGGCCGGCCCGCTGAGGCCCGGGCGGCCGACGAACGCGCCCTGCGACTCACCCGCAACCCAGCCGAGCAAGCGATCATGCACGAACGCCTCACCTGGGCGTAG
- a CDS encoding ABC transporter ATP-binding protein — protein MTPAIQIQQLRKTFGPVTALDGLDLSVETGEVHGFLGPNGAGKSTTIRILLGLLRADAGRAVVLGGDPWNDAVDLHHRLAYVPGDVELWPNLTGGEAIDLMARLRGGLDPDRRRDLIERFDLDPSKKARTYSKGNRQKVAIIAALASDMDLLILDEPTAGLDPLMETVFQQLIAQAKNDGRTVLLSSHILAQVEKLCDTISIIRRGEVVQTGTLAQMRHLTRTTIEADTLRPADTLAELPGVHDFHDENGRARFDVDSEHLDTVIRRLGDLGVRSITSRPPTLEELMLRHYGDELAGNGAGGAR, from the coding sequence ATGACTCCTGCCATCCAGATCCAGCAACTGCGCAAGACCTTCGGACCGGTCACGGCCCTCGACGGACTCGACCTGAGTGTCGAGACCGGCGAGGTCCACGGTTTCCTCGGCCCGAACGGCGCCGGCAAGTCCACCACCATCCGGATCCTGCTCGGGCTGCTGCGCGCCGACGCCGGCCGCGCCGTCGTCCTCGGCGGCGACCCATGGAACGACGCCGTCGACCTGCACCACCGGCTCGCCTACGTCCCCGGTGACGTCGAGCTGTGGCCCAACCTCACCGGCGGCGAGGCCATCGACCTGATGGCCCGGCTGCGCGGCGGCCTGGACCCCGACCGCCGCCGCGACCTGATCGAACGCTTCGACCTGGACCCCTCCAAGAAGGCCCGCACCTACTCCAAGGGCAACCGGCAGAAGGTCGCCATCATCGCCGCGCTCGCCTCCGACATGGACCTTCTCATCCTCGACGAACCCACCGCGGGCCTGGACCCGCTCATGGAGACGGTGTTCCAGCAGCTCATCGCCCAGGCCAAGAACGACGGGCGCACCGTGCTGCTGTCCAGCCACATCCTCGCCCAGGTCGAGAAGCTGTGCGACACCATCAGCATCATCCGCCGCGGCGAGGTCGTCCAGACCGGCACCCTCGCGCAGATGCGGCACCTGACCCGAACCACCATCGAGGCCGACACGCTGCGACCGGCGGACACGCTGGCGGAGCTGCCCGGGGTGCACGACTTCCACGACGAGAACGGCCGGGCACGCTTCGACGTCGACAGCGAGCACCTCGATACGGTGATCCGCCGGCTCGGTGACCTGGGCGTGCGCAGCATCACCAGCCGCCCGCCCACGCTCGAGGAGCTCATGCTGCGCCACTACGGCGACGAGCTCGCCGGCAACGGGGCCGGGGGTGCGCGATGA
- a CDS encoding ABC transporter permease has protein sequence MSTATTLPTQARSSSRSRSTLAGTWTLTRFMLRRDRVRLPVWIAALTLFGVGTVGSFEQTYPTAADRATAADLSSLPAVTAMVGRIYSRDDYTYGVMTGHQMYVFMAILLGLMSILLFVRHTRAEEETGRAELVRSNVLGRHAQLTAAFIVVGGANAVTGLLIAAGLSGSGADGVSGEGSLLFGVGLVAAGLVFTAVAAVTSQITEYARGASGMALAVLGVTYAIRAVGDVAASGLSWVSPLFWGQATRSFAADQRWWPLLLMVALTVLLATVAYTLSVHRDVGAGLRPARLGSPTASPALSGPLGLAFRLQRASLIAWSIGLLVLAVTYGSLVDSIQDMFDQISSLDDMIRDIAGATLIESWLVTVLSLTGMLASIQAVLAVLRLRSEETAGRAEPLLATAVSRHRWAASHLTMAFGGSTAIMVLVGLGFGVSTAIATDDTAWLGDMLAAGLVQLPAIWVAAGLAMAVVGLAPRLSPLAWLVPAHGIAVVYMGQILQFPDWTRDLSPFGHVPELPAGDFEPVPVLVLLAVAAAFTWAGLAGLRRRDIPVN, from the coding sequence ATGAGCACCGCCACCACGCTGCCCACGCAGGCCAGGTCATCGTCGAGATCGCGGAGCACACTGGCCGGCACCTGGACGCTGACCCGGTTCATGCTGCGCCGCGACCGCGTCCGCCTGCCAGTATGGATCGCCGCGCTGACACTCTTCGGGGTCGGCACGGTGGGCAGCTTCGAGCAGACCTACCCGACCGCCGCGGACCGCGCGACGGCGGCGGACCTGTCCAGCCTGCCGGCGGTCACCGCCATGGTGGGCCGCATCTACAGCCGCGACGACTACACCTACGGCGTGATGACCGGTCACCAGATGTATGTGTTCATGGCGATCCTGCTGGGACTGATGAGCATCCTGCTGTTCGTCCGGCACACCCGGGCCGAGGAAGAGACCGGCCGCGCCGAACTGGTCCGCTCGAACGTCCTGGGCCGACACGCCCAGCTGACCGCGGCGTTCATCGTCGTCGGCGGCGCGAACGCCGTGACCGGACTGCTCATCGCCGCCGGGCTGAGCGGCTCCGGCGCCGACGGCGTCTCCGGTGAGGGTTCCCTGTTGTTCGGTGTCGGCCTGGTCGCCGCCGGTCTGGTGTTCACCGCGGTCGCCGCGGTCACCAGCCAGATCACCGAGTACGCCCGCGGCGCGTCCGGGATGGCGCTGGCGGTGCTCGGCGTGACCTACGCGATCCGGGCGGTCGGCGACGTCGCCGCGAGCGGCCTGTCGTGGGTGTCGCCGCTGTTCTGGGGCCAGGCCACCCGGTCCTTCGCCGCCGACCAGCGGTGGTGGCCGCTGCTGCTCATGGTCGCCCTGACCGTCCTGCTGGCCACCGTCGCCTACACATTGAGCGTGCACCGCGACGTCGGCGCCGGTCTGCGTCCGGCCCGGCTCGGCTCCCCCACCGCCTCACCAGCGTTGAGCGGCCCGCTCGGGCTCGCGTTCAGGCTGCAACGCGCCAGCCTCATCGCGTGGTCCATCGGGCTGCTCGTCCTCGCCGTCACCTACGGATCGTTGGTCGACAGCATCCAGGACATGTTCGACCAGATCTCGTCACTCGACGACATGATCCGCGACATCGCCGGCGCGACCCTCATCGAGTCCTGGCTCGTCACCGTGCTGAGCCTCACCGGCATGCTCGCCTCCATCCAGGCCGTCCTCGCCGTGCTCCGCCTGCGATCGGAGGAGACCGCCGGGCGCGCCGAACCACTGCTCGCCACCGCGGTGTCCCGCCACCGCTGGGCCGCCAGCCACCTCACCATGGCCTTCGGCGGCAGTACCGCCATCATGGTCCTGGTCGGGCTCGGCTTCGGCGTCTCCACCGCAATCGCCACCGACGACACCGCCTGGCTCGGCGACATGCTCGCCGCCGGCCTCGTGCAGCTCCCAGCGATCTGGGTCGCCGCCGGCCTCGCCATGGCGGTCGTCGGCCTGGCACCACGACTGAGCCCGCTGGCCTGGCTCGTCCCCGCCCACGGAATCGCGGTCGTCTACATGGGGCAGATCCTGCAGTTCCCCGACTGGACCAGGGACCTGTCACCGTTCGGGCATGTCCCCGAGCTCCCCGCCGGCGACTTCGAACCGGTTCCGGTACTCGTGCTGCTGGCCGTCGCCGCAGCGTTCACCTGGGCCGGGCTGGCCGGCCTGCGCCGCCGCGACATCCCGGTCAACTGA
- a CDS encoding TetR/AcrR family transcriptional regulator has translation MRDASVKREARPAGVETAERIRAAAIARFGRDGFGVGLRAIAADAGVTAGLVVHHFGSKDALRRSCDEHALAVIRAEKTKAVTTGTAAMLFAQLAEVEQFAPLARYLLRSLQAGGALASELVEQMLADAQEYLAAGVAAGVILPSRDPEARTRFLAYQNIGGLLLWSSMHLDDHPDDFRAAFRRYSEEITPPALELFSQGLFVDRSMLDDYLMYVPDPPSAGDAAAAAAAS, from the coding sequence ATGCGCGACGCGAGCGTGAAGCGCGAGGCCCGGCCGGCCGGTGTGGAGACGGCCGAGCGGATTCGTGCTGCCGCGATCGCGCGGTTCGGCCGCGACGGGTTCGGGGTGGGGTTGCGGGCCATAGCCGCGGACGCCGGCGTGACAGCGGGACTGGTCGTGCACCATTTTGGCTCGAAGGACGCTTTGCGGCGTTCGTGTGACGAGCACGCCCTGGCGGTCATCCGCGCCGAGAAGACCAAGGCGGTGACCACGGGCACGGCCGCGATGCTGTTCGCGCAGCTGGCCGAGGTGGAGCAGTTCGCGCCGCTGGCCCGCTACCTCCTGCGCAGCCTGCAGGCCGGCGGTGCGCTGGCGTCGGAGCTGGTCGAGCAGATGCTGGCCGACGCCCAGGAGTATCTGGCCGCGGGCGTCGCGGCGGGGGTGATACTCCCCAGCCGCGATCCGGAGGCGCGGACCCGCTTCCTCGCCTATCAGAACATCGGTGGTCTGCTGCTGTGGTCCTCGATGCATCTCGACGATCATCCGGACGACTTCCGGGCGGCGTTCCGCCGCTACTCCGAGGAGATCACGCCGCCGGCGTTGGAGTTGTTCAGCCAGGGCTTGTTCGTCGACCGTTCCATGCTGGACGACTACCTCATGTACGTGCCGGATCCGCCGTCGGCGGGCGACGCGGCCGCGGCCGCGGCCGCGAGCTAG
- a CDS encoding carcinine hydrolase/isopenicillin-N N-acyltransferase family protein, with product MSDGSRSGVPVHVVARRILDEATTLDEAVAVARMAPVAASSVLTVVAAQAGSPRAASIELTPAGDAVVEATPGRVLAHTNHFLDPGLAAGQVLPPASTTAERLACLTEHAPLVALPDPLERALALGALPDAPITMRPRADAPPHQRWSSKATLALDVVDPRSSSTLVALPTSLEPAGVGCPSPAAQGRRADTVPMYVSSTTVWALLLSRSRTTRAGSIATRASPARLAGIRRPGWL from the coding sequence GTGAGCGACGGCTCGCGTTCCGGCGTTCCCGTCCACGTCGTGGCCCGGCGGATCCTCGACGAGGCGACGACCCTGGACGAGGCCGTCGCCGTCGCGCGCATGGCTCCCGTCGCCGCCTCGTCGGTGCTCACGGTCGTCGCCGCGCAGGCCGGGTCGCCGCGGGCGGCGAGCATCGAGCTCACCCCCGCGGGCGACGCCGTCGTCGAGGCGACGCCTGGCCGGGTGCTCGCGCACACCAACCATTTCCTCGATCCCGGCCTCGCCGCGGGCCAGGTGCTCCCGCCGGCCAGCACCACCGCCGAGCGGCTGGCCTGCCTGACCGAGCACGCGCCGCTCGTGGCGCTGCCCGATCCGCTGGAACGCGCCCTGGCGCTGGGCGCGCTGCCCGACGCGCCGATCACCATGCGGCCGCGGGCGGACGCACCACCGCACCAGCGGTGGTCCTCGAAGGCGACGCTCGCCCTCGACGTCGTGGACCCGCGATCGAGTTCCACTCTGGTGGCCCTGCCGACGTCACTGGAGCCGGCTGGCGTCGGGTGTCCGTCGCCGGCCGCACAGGGTAGGCGCGCAGACACAGTGCCGATGTACGTCTCCTCGACGACCGTATGGGCTCTGCTGCTGAGCCGATCCAGGACGACGAGGGCCGGCTCGATCGCGACACGCGCTTCGCCGGCAAGGCTGGCAGGTATTCGTCGACCAGGTTGGTTGTAG
- a CDS encoding alpha/beta fold hydrolase, translating into MDGGRIVMDVPWTLWPVGRLTGACAVGHTGPVPTVYKSPRGQFAVQQWCSDTLARADFPLTTASVGTSVGRVSLVSAGHRTPQVVVVPGTNFNAAVTLPWLRALSDRWATTVVDLPGQPGLSDPHRPRSGRMAWYGRVLDEVLTAADLNRVVLVGNSLGAAVALAADSPRIAVRALISPAGVTRLTVDPTLALASARWLVRPTADHARRVLRSFVAPGEEPPETEVAWMTLVATHCHTTLAPPPLPPELLTRRTNRPCIVAVGEHDRFLPPQRLGPALARTMNLDLRVLPGMGHLTTPSHLDDVVSLVAEVADQPLG; encoded by the coding sequence GTGGACGGCGGCCGGATCGTGATGGACGTGCCCTGGACACTCTGGCCGGTCGGGAGGCTGACCGGGGCCTGCGCCGTCGGGCACACTGGCCCTGTGCCCACCGTGTACAAGAGCCCGCGCGGCCAGTTCGCGGTGCAGCAGTGGTGCTCGGACACCCTGGCGCGCGCAGACTTCCCGCTCACTACCGCGAGCGTGGGCACCAGCGTCGGTCGCGTGTCGCTCGTGTCGGCCGGGCACCGGACCCCTCAGGTCGTCGTAGTGCCCGGCACGAACTTCAACGCCGCGGTGACCCTGCCGTGGCTGCGGGCGTTGTCGGATCGGTGGGCGACCACCGTGGTCGATCTGCCCGGCCAACCCGGACTCAGCGACCCGCACCGGCCGCGGTCCGGCCGCATGGCCTGGTACGGCCGAGTCCTCGACGAGGTCCTGACGGCCGCCGATCTGAACCGTGTCGTGCTCGTGGGCAACTCCCTGGGCGCAGCGGTCGCCCTGGCGGCCGACTCACCCCGGATCGCGGTTCGCGCACTGATCTCCCCGGCCGGTGTGACTCGTCTCACCGTGGACCCGACGCTGGCACTGGCCTCGGCGCGCTGGCTGGTGCGTCCCACAGCCGACCACGCTCGCCGCGTGCTCCGATCGTTCGTCGCCCCCGGCGAGGAGCCGCCCGAGACCGAAGTGGCATGGATGACCCTCGTGGCCACCCATTGCCACACCACCCTGGCCCCGCCTCCCCTTCCGCCCGAATTGCTCACCCGCCGCACCAACCGGCCCTGCATTGTCGCCGTCGGCGAGCACGACCGGTTTCTCCCGCCCCAGCGGCTGGGACCGGCACTGGCGCGGACCATGAATCTCGACCTGCGGGTCCTCCCCGGCATGGGCCACCTGACGACCCCGAGCCACCTCGACGACGTGGTGTCGCTGGTAGCCGAGGTCGCCGACCAGCCGCTGGGCTGA